The following are encoded in a window of Bacillus sp. SORGH_AS_0510 genomic DNA:
- a CDS encoding helix-turn-helix domain-containing protein, whose product MSTQGEYKEILDVSDIQNILGIGRRQAYELVNSGQFHTVRIGRRIKISRDTFNNWLKGRED is encoded by the coding sequence TTGAGTACACAAGGAGAATATAAAGAAATATTAGATGTCTCTGATATACAAAATATACTTGGAATTGGCCGTCGCCAGGCATACGAACTTGTGAATTCAGGTCAATTTCATACTGTACGCATCGGTCGACGGATTAAGATTTCACGTGATACATTTAATAATTGGTTAAAAGGCAGAGAGGATTAG
- the radC gene encoding DNA repair protein RadC, with protein sequence MSKLLDKLTFKQLLATTIREKDDSYIVSEIFNRFPSIQDLLEVTEEELLCIKGIGKGKAAQIIAALSLARMNPSPVEKRFTIRSPEDAYNYLKDMQYLTREEFVVLGLNTKNEVMFRESVFKGSLNASIVHPRETFKYLIRRSCASAIVAHNHPSGNPTPSREDIDVTKRLAEVGKVVGIDILDHIIVGQEQFISLKEKGYL encoded by the coding sequence ATGTCCAAATTATTAGATAAATTAACCTTTAAACAACTTTTAGCCACAACCATCCGTGAAAAAGATGACAGTTATATTGTCAGTGAAATTTTCAATCGCTTTCCTTCTATACAGGATTTATTGGAGGTAACTGAAGAAGAATTGCTTTGCATCAAAGGGATTGGCAAAGGAAAAGCTGCACAAATAATTGCTGCATTAAGTTTGGCACGAATGAATCCCTCACCTGTTGAAAAGCGGTTTACAATCCGATCACCTGAAGATGCTTATAATTACCTCAAGGATATGCAATACCTTACCCGAGAAGAATTTGTTGTCCTGGGGCTTAACACTAAAAATGAAGTTATGTTTCGTGAGTCTGTGTTCAAAGGTTCGTTGAATGCATCAATTGTGCATCCACGTGAGACTTTTAAGTATCTTATTCGTCGCAGTTGCGCCAGTGCAATAGTAGCCCATAACCATCCCAGCGGGAACCCCACTCCTTCGAGAGAAGACATAGATGTGACTAAAAGGCTAGCTGAAGTTGGAAAAGTGGTTGGCATAGACATCCTTGATCATATTATTGTTGGACAAGAACAATTTATTAGTTTAAAAGAAAAAGGATATTTATAA
- the spoVAE gene encoding stage V sporulation protein AE, which produces MLAMFFWAFVVGGIICVIGQLLFDVAKLTPGHTLSLLVVIGAVLDGFGLYEPLVDFAGAGATIPITSFGNSLVHGALQDAKAHGIIGVLTGMFQVTSSGISAAIIFGFIGALIFKPKG; this is translated from the coding sequence GTGTTAGCAATGTTTTTCTGGGCATTCGTGGTTGGGGGTATCATTTGTGTCATTGGTCAACTGCTCTTTGATGTAGCAAAACTGACTCCTGGTCATACATTAAGCTTGCTTGTTGTAATAGGGGCAGTTTTAGATGGTTTTGGCTTGTATGAGCCGTTGGTTGACTTTGCTGGTGCAGGAGCAACCATTCCAATAACAAGCTTTGGTAATTCACTTGTACATGGGGCATTACAGGATGCAAAAGCCCACGGTATTATTGGAGTACTAACTGGTATGTTCCAGGTAACAAGCTCAGGAATTTCAGCTGCCATCATATTTGGTTTTATCGGAGCACTCATTTTTAAACCTAAAGGGTAA
- a CDS encoding competence protein CoiA family protein, giving the protein MKTAIYQNQRIVLEQLARDQYQKIFLAGKNGELFCPVCKEKVLLFLGIQEAPHFFHAQASLKDCIELAPSESVVKLDDAPHYIERNGFKIPQGRTITDAPKTIELFKSAMNIEYSVPFHPANGKPKTERPPYLQQLENQGVVLDDSQAAAVMETDGSLLVLAGAGSGKTRVLTARTAYMMEVKQIEPRSIMLVTFTAKAAAEMKQRLLSYPYIHREKVNLLVTGTFHSIFYRILMFHDAENWSSHKLLKKEWQRDKILKDAGKELDISEKEFAFDLALQQIGFWKNSLLMPDQVKPTTEWEETVVFLYSRYEEYKKRQGLFDFDDMLIGCYQLLKSTPALLQQYQNRFHYFLIDEFQDINKVQYELIKLLSEKNKNVCAVGDDDQAIYSFRGSDPSYLLEFEKDFPFAKLVTLDQNYRSSHEIVSAANQMISANKMRRTKKMKAQFSSSFRPQIFFPYDEEEEATMIVTDIQEKIAAGANPSDFAILYRTNASSRAVFERLANSNLPFKIDSDADSFYDRYIVRSALAFLRVSLNEDDPQAMSEILPLLFLKQSVLKEIKAQSILMDCSFLESLSHLKTTHAFQEKKLKKAVTLIRGLKHLSPLKALEQIEKDLGFLEFLKKRGNESSKIEKGSDDLKDLKVAARSFEAIEALLVHAEHMSAMNKEIKNLSKHFTNAISLSTIHRSKGLEYHTVYILGAVDGSLPHDYALETYRNGDFSALEEERRLFYVAMTRAHERLFISVPLNRRGKKAYRSRFLVPLHKKKKIDSYK; this is encoded by the coding sequence ATGAAAACAGCTATCTACCAAAATCAACGGATTGTACTTGAGCAACTGGCTAGAGATCAATACCAAAAAATATTTCTTGCAGGGAAAAATGGTGAGCTTTTTTGCCCAGTTTGTAAGGAAAAGGTATTGTTGTTTCTTGGGATTCAAGAAGCTCCACATTTCTTTCATGCTCAAGCTTCTCTAAAAGATTGCATAGAACTAGCACCTAGTGAAAGTGTAGTCAAACTGGATGATGCACCCCACTATATTGAACGAAATGGCTTTAAAATACCTCAAGGCAGAACCATAACAGATGCCCCAAAAACCATAGAACTGTTTAAGTCCGCGATGAATATTGAGTATTCTGTTCCATTTCATCCTGCCAATGGAAAACCTAAAACGGAGCGACCACCATATTTACAACAGCTTGAAAACCAGGGAGTAGTCCTAGATGATAGCCAGGCAGCAGCTGTAATGGAAACGGATGGCTCCTTACTTGTTTTAGCTGGTGCCGGCAGTGGGAAAACACGTGTGTTAACTGCTCGAACTGCCTATATGATGGAAGTGAAGCAGATTGAACCTCGTTCCATAATGCTTGTTACTTTTACAGCAAAAGCAGCGGCAGAAATGAAACAGCGTTTACTGTCTTATCCATATATTCATCGTGAGAAGGTTAACTTGCTTGTTACAGGAACCTTTCACAGCATTTTTTATCGCATCCTTATGTTTCATGATGCAGAAAATTGGTCATCACATAAGTTACTCAAAAAAGAATGGCAGCGGGACAAGATTCTAAAAGATGCCGGAAAAGAGCTTGATATTTCTGAAAAGGAATTTGCTTTCGATTTGGCTCTTCAGCAAATCGGATTTTGGAAAAACTCTCTACTTATGCCTGACCAAGTAAAGCCCACAACAGAATGGGAAGAAACTGTTGTTTTTTTATACTCACGATATGAAGAGTACAAAAAAAGACAAGGTTTATTTGATTTTGATGACATGCTGATTGGCTGTTATCAACTGCTAAAATCTACACCTGCGCTACTACAACAATATCAAAATCGTTTTCACTACTTTTTAATCGATGAGTTTCAAGACATCAATAAAGTTCAATATGAACTGATAAAACTTTTATCCGAAAAGAACAAAAACGTTTGCGCTGTTGGTGATGATGACCAGGCAATTTATTCCTTCAGAGGCAGCGACCCCAGCTATTTACTAGAGTTTGAGAAAGACTTTCCATTTGCAAAATTGGTGACTCTTGACCAAAATTATCGTTCTTCTCATGAAATTGTTTCTGCGGCGAATCAAATGATATCCGCTAATAAAATGCGACGAACAAAGAAGATGAAGGCACAGTTTTCTTCTAGTTTCCGACCACAGATCTTTTTTCCTTACGATGAAGAGGAAGAAGCAACTATGATTGTAACAGACATCCAAGAAAAGATTGCTGCGGGTGCGAACCCTTCGGACTTTGCCATTCTTTATCGAACCAATGCGAGTTCAAGAGCTGTGTTTGAACGATTAGCAAACTCAAATCTTCCATTCAAAATTGATTCGGATGCTGACTCTTTCTACGATAGATATATTGTAAGAAGTGCCTTAGCCTTTCTAAGAGTGAGTTTAAATGAAGATGATCCACAAGCCATGTCAGAAATTCTGCCCTTGCTGTTTTTAAAACAGTCTGTACTAAAGGAAATCAAGGCACAAAGCATATTAATGGATTGTAGTTTTCTTGAGTCATTGTCGCACTTGAAAACAACGCATGCCTTTCAAGAGAAAAAATTAAAAAAAGCTGTTACGCTGATTCGCGGGTTAAAACATTTATCCCCTCTTAAGGCTCTTGAACAAATTGAAAAAGATCTTGGCTTTCTTGAATTTCTCAAGAAACGTGGAAATGAATCGAGTAAGATTGAAAAAGGTTCAGACGATCTAAAAGACCTTAAAGTAGCTGCACGAAGCTTTGAAGCGATTGAGGCTTTACTGGTTCATGCTGAGCATATGTCTGCCATGAATAAAGAAATTAAAAACTTAAGTAAACATTTTACAAACGCCATCAGCCTAAGTACCATTCACCGGTCGAAAGGACTTGAATATCATACCGTCTACATTTTGGGCGCTGTTGATGGCAGTCTCCCACATGACTATGCACTAGAAACGTACAGAAATGGCGATTTTTCCGCTTTAGAAGAAGAGCGAAGATTATTTTATGTTGCTATGACTCGAGCGCATGAGCGGTTGTTTATTTCTGTCCCCCTAAACAGAAGAGGAAAAAAAGCATATCGTTCGCGGTTCTTAGTTCCTCTTCATAAAAAGAAGAAGATCGATTCCTACAAGTAG
- a CDS encoding YjcG family protein, with protein sequence MKFGVVIFPSKKLQDLVNSYRKRYDPHYSLIPPHLTLKNSFEATEEDAKDVANTLQQIARNTHPFSLKASKISSFQPVNNVIYFKVEPTEELTHLHSEINQTFSDQPLEYAFVPHITIGQKLSNDEHSDVFGSLRMTKIDHEETIDRFHLLYQLENGSWTVYETFRLGKE encoded by the coding sequence ATGAAATTTGGAGTTGTCATTTTCCCATCAAAAAAGCTTCAAGACTTGGTGAATTCTTATCGTAAACGTTATGATCCACATTATTCACTTATTCCTCCACATCTAACACTTAAAAATTCTTTTGAAGCTACAGAAGAGGATGCAAAAGATGTTGCAAACACGCTGCAACAAATTGCTAGAAACACCCATCCATTCTCTTTAAAAGCATCAAAGATCAGCTCTTTTCAACCTGTAAACAATGTTATTTATTTTAAGGTTGAACCTACAGAAGAACTTACACATCTTCATTCTGAAATCAATCAAACCTTTAGTGATCAGCCATTAGAGTATGCCTTCGTCCCTCATATTACAATTGGACAGAAGCTCTCTAATGACGAACATTCTGACGTCTTTGGCTCCCTAAGAATGACCAAAATTGATCACGAAGAAACCATTGACCGATTCCACCTCCTCTATCAATTAGAAAACGGTTCTTGGACCGTTTATGAAACATTTCGTCTTGGAAAGGAATAG
- a CDS encoding helix-turn-helix transcriptional regulator: MKDKFCSGFCYDSEEELKQLLGIEEYLDMIYQKPDSRWIHEDTLSDDRIEPFAFTMGMSLFIKRKGEGLTQTELSKKLGVAVDTVSKIENGHEHLSKKVKAKIDDYLKEDDY; encoded by the coding sequence ATGAAAGATAAATTTTGTAGCGGTTTTTGTTATGATAGTGAAGAAGAATTAAAGCAATTGTTAGGTATTGAAGAATATCTCGATATGATATATCAAAAGCCCGATAGCAGGTGGATCCATGAGGATACTCTGTCGGATGATAGAATTGAACCATTCGCCTTTACTATGGGAATGTCTCTATTCATAAAAAGAAAGGGAGAGGGTCTTACTCAAACGGAACTGTCAAAGAAATTGGGGGTTGCAGTAGATACCGTGTCAAAGATAGAAAACGGACATGAACATCTTTCGAAGAAGGTTAAAGCTAAAATAGATGATTATCTTAAAGAAGATGACTATTAG
- a CDS encoding stage VI sporulation protein F: MDNGFFKNIEKKTGVNMKDIFDLANSLQNANFKDEHTVRSVIRRVSQIANKPVNKDMEDQIVKSIINDGKQLDFNTISKMMNKK; this comes from the coding sequence ATGGATAATGGTTTCTTTAAAAATATCGAGAAGAAAACAGGCGTGAATATGAAAGATATTTTCGACCTCGCTAATTCATTGCAAAATGCTAACTTTAAAGATGAGCATACTGTCCGTAGTGTGATTCGAAGAGTTTCTCAAATTGCCAATAAACCGGTAAATAAAGATATGGAAGATCAAATTGTAAAATCAATTATTAATGATGGTAAGCAACTTGACTTCAATACCATTTCAAAAATGATGAATAAGAAATAA
- a CDS encoding site-specific integrase — protein MTYTGSVRKEGSKWYYVIEMGKDNNGKRKQKKKRGFQTKKDAQASLTKALHELNSGTYIEPSTQKLGEFLVDWLNYKKAMVAESTYSTYYINLKTHILPELNNMPLSNLKPLHIQQFYSKLLNEKKLHHNTVRKIHTMLVNALDRAVKFDMVAKNAAKLVEPPKESNAEMKVWDVGEVRSFLKAAKDSPFSMVYLIAINTGMRQGEILGLTWESVNLEDNILSVKQTLGHDGKTLKSTTKTAAGMRSIAMPTELAKELRHHKLEQKKQRLKMGTFYTDLNLVVASEVGTPINPSNLRRNFNNLIKKANLERIRFHDLRHTHATLLLKQGVHPKIVSERLGHADTRMTLDRYSHLLPNMQNETAQKFGELLYGRQDIVPPIDQNKIKEPEKKYVTNM, from the coding sequence ATGACTTATACTGGTTCTGTTCGAAAAGAAGGAAGCAAATGGTATTACGTTATTGAAATGGGGAAAGACAACAATGGTAAACGAAAACAAAAAAAGAAGCGTGGATTCCAAACAAAAAAGGATGCACAAGCATCCCTTACAAAAGCACTTCATGAGTTAAATTCAGGGACATATATCGAACCATCTACTCAGAAGTTGGGAGAATTTTTAGTGGATTGGCTGAATTACAAGAAGGCGATGGTGGCAGAAAGCACATACTCAACCTACTATATCAATTTAAAAACACATATACTCCCCGAACTTAACAATATGCCTTTATCCAACTTAAAACCATTGCATATTCAGCAGTTTTACTCAAAGCTGTTAAATGAGAAAAAATTACATCATAATACTGTAAGAAAAATCCACACGATGCTGGTAAATGCATTGGATCGTGCTGTAAAGTTCGATATGGTTGCTAAAAATGCTGCTAAGCTAGTGGAACCTCCAAAAGAGTCAAATGCTGAAATGAAGGTTTGGGATGTTGGAGAAGTTCGCTCCTTCTTAAAAGCAGCCAAAGACTCCCCCTTCTCTATGGTCTATCTTATAGCTATTAACACAGGAATGAGACAAGGTGAAATACTCGGTCTTACTTGGGAAAGCGTAAATTTGGAGGATAATATTCTCTCTGTAAAACAAACACTAGGTCATGACGGCAAAACGCTTAAATCTACAACAAAAACAGCTGCAGGTATGCGATCAATTGCCATGCCAACGGAGCTTGCAAAAGAACTAAGACATCATAAGCTTGAACAAAAGAAACAACGATTAAAGATGGGTACTTTTTACACTGACTTGAACTTGGTTGTTGCTTCAGAGGTTGGTACCCCCATTAACCCAAGCAACCTCAGAAGAAATTTTAACAACTTAATAAAAAAAGCCAATCTTGAAAGGATTCGTTTTCACGACCTAAGACATACCCACGCTACTCTTTTGTTAAAACAGGGGGTCCATCCAAAGATAGTGTCGGAGCGACTCGGGCACGCTGATACAAGAATGACACTGGATCGTTACAGTCACCTCCTGCCGAATATGCAGAATGAGACCGCACAAAAGTTTGGTGAACTCCTGTATGGGCGACAAGACATTGTACCTCCAATTGACCAAAATAAAATTAAGGAGCCTGAAAAGAAGTACGTGACCAATATGTGA
- a CDS encoding helix-turn-helix domain-containing protein, whose amino-acid sequence MSKRKSYQTTEQDLNELKNKKNVNERIEWIRKKASEVNEGLYTVSKVANDIKVSPSVITKLESGFTKNPNLDLLQSLSSYFCVPIIAFFDEYYESPYPFTIFGPRHSGLDVGPLFREAYEADFCCTVSSLNSQHTDTIEGRFYLTPLEIEEFQEELDYLLYKYRARKERWTSKLTALENLTKE is encoded by the coding sequence ATGTCCAAACGCAAGTCATACCAAACAACAGAGCAGGATCTGAATGAATTAAAGAACAAAAAGAATGTGAATGAACGTATTGAGTGGATTCGAAAGAAAGCTTCAGAAGTTAACGAAGGATTGTACACCGTTTCAAAAGTAGCAAATGACATTAAGGTTAGCCCTTCTGTCATAACCAAATTGGAGTCTGGGTTTACCAAAAATCCCAACCTTGATTTACTTCAGAGCCTAAGCAGTTATTTTTGTGTCCCTATTATTGCTTTCTTTGATGAATACTATGAATCTCCCTATCCATTTACCATATTCGGGCCACGTCACTCAGGATTAGATGTAGGACCACTGTTTAGGGAAGCATACGAAGCCGATTTTTGTTGTACTGTTTCTTCTTTAAACAGTCAGCATACAGATACCATTGAAGGACGGTTTTATTTAACACCATTGGAAATTGAAGAATTTCAAGAGGAACTTGATTATCTTCTTTACAAATATAGGGCCAGAAAGGAAAGATGGACTTCAAAACTGACAGCCCTTGAAAATCTAACAAAGGAATAG
- a CDS encoding MazG nucleotide pyrophosphohydrolase domain-containing protein, with protein sequence MRELQDFAKVYQKEMNWEINAESYKESKSSLLNNYMLLTTEVAEVAEELRKAFNLTKKHSNNGMSEADAFELAKETIKQDLGKEFADCLAYICKIANFFDIDLEQGFYSKMEEVKNRVNKDI encoded by the coding sequence ATGAGAGAACTCCAGGATTTTGCAAAGGTGTATCAAAAGGAAATGAATTGGGAAATAAATGCTGAAAGTTATAAGGAAAGTAAAAGCTCTCTTCTGAATAATTACATGCTTTTAACAACTGAAGTTGCTGAGGTGGCCGAGGAGCTGCGAAAAGCTTTCAATTTAACAAAGAAGCATTCTAACAATGGTATGAGTGAAGCAGATGCATTCGAATTGGCAAAAGAAACAATTAAGCAGGACTTGGGGAAAGAGTTTGCTGATTGTCTTGCTTACATCTGTAAAATAGCAAACTTTTTTGATATAGATCTAGAACAAGGCTTTTATTCCAAGATGGAAGAAGTAAAAAACAGGGTTAATAAAGATATTTAA
- a CDS encoding GNAT family N-acetyltransferase — MKLKVVENQQELDDAFSIRKTVFVEEQNVPLEEEIDQFEDEAVHFVLHHDGSAIGAGRFRVVDGYGKVERICVLKEARKTGAGKSIMNGIETHARDQGLHKLKLSAQTHAIPFYEGLGYKVVSEEYLDAGIPHKTMVKEM; from the coding sequence GTGAAGCTTAAAGTAGTTGAAAATCAACAAGAACTCGACGATGCATTCTCTATTAGAAAGACTGTATTTGTAGAAGAACAGAATGTTCCGCTTGAAGAAGAAATTGACCAATTCGAAGATGAAGCTGTTCACTTTGTCTTGCATCATGATGGATCTGCCATTGGTGCCGGTCGATTCCGTGTAGTAGATGGTTATGGAAAAGTAGAACGAATTTGTGTATTAAAAGAAGCAAGAAAGACGGGTGCTGGAAAATCCATTATGAATGGGATTGAAACCCATGCTCGTGACCAAGGACTTCATAAATTGAAACTCAGTGCTCAAACACATGCCATTCCTTTTTACGAAGGTCTTGGATATAAGGTAGTCTCTGAAGAATACCTCGATGCTGGGATTCCTCATAAAACAATGGTAAAAGAAATGTAA
- the spoVAD gene encoding stage V sporulation protein AD yields MLKGHQSWVFANRPMITATGVTGGPFEANGKLANDFDLLYEDLWMGKESYEKAHRLLLEEAIKVALKKGNIQKEQVQFLFAGDLINQITPTSFAARTMQIPYFGLFGACSTSMEGLALSSFVVNYQGAKYVLTGASSHNAAVEKQFRYPTEYGGQKPPTAQWTITGAGVALVQPNEPERNEPVTTSATIGKVIDMGLTDPFNMGGAMAPAAADTIMAHFRDLQLDPSYYDLIVTGDLGRIGHDTAFELLNKSGLKLERKQFQDCGLLIYKEDQPAQAGGSGAGCSATVLYGHLLNQMKKGMYRRILVVATGALLSPLSFQQNESIPCIAHAVSIEMNGEMG; encoded by the coding sequence TTGTTAAAAGGGCATCAATCATGGGTCTTCGCAAACCGTCCAATGATTACCGCAACTGGTGTAACAGGTGGACCATTTGAAGCAAATGGAAAATTAGCAAATGATTTTGATCTATTATACGAAGACTTATGGATGGGTAAAGAGTCCTATGAAAAGGCACATCGACTATTACTTGAGGAAGCTATAAAGGTTGCCTTGAAAAAAGGAAACATCCAAAAGGAACAGGTGCAGTTTTTATTTGCTGGCGATTTAATCAATCAAATTACACCGACAAGCTTTGCAGCCAGAACCATGCAGATTCCTTATTTCGGTCTTTTTGGCGCATGCTCCACTTCCATGGAAGGGTTAGCACTCTCCTCCTTTGTGGTGAATTACCAAGGAGCAAAATACGTCTTAACGGGAGCCTCCAGCCATAATGCTGCTGTAGAAAAGCAGTTTCGTTACCCGACTGAATATGGTGGCCAAAAGCCACCCACGGCACAATGGACAATCACCGGTGCTGGAGTAGCACTTGTGCAGCCGAATGAACCTGAACGTAACGAGCCGGTAACTACATCTGCTACTATTGGGAAGGTTATTGATATGGGCTTAACTGACCCATTTAATATGGGTGGTGCAATGGCACCAGCCGCAGCTGATACGATTATGGCTCATTTCCGAGACTTACAATTGGACCCATCCTATTATGACTTAATCGTAACAGGGGATCTGGGAAGAATTGGACATGACACGGCATTTGAATTATTAAACAAAAGCGGTTTAAAGTTGGAGAGAAAACAATTCCAGGACTGTGGGTTGTTGATTTATAAGGAAGATCAGCCGGCACAAGCAGGGGGGAGCGGTGCAGGTTGCTCAGCTACTGTTTTATATGGGCACTTACTGAACCAAATGAAAAAGGGAATGTATCGAAGAATTTTAGTCGTGGCAACAGGTGCATTATTGTCACCTCTAAGCTTCCAGCAGAATGAATCAATTCCGTGTATTGCACATGCTGTATCAATCGAAATGAATGGAGAAATGGGGTGA
- a CDS encoding esterase family protein — MEFPKGSIKELTFQSKELGEDILLLVYLPANFSPLYKYSLLIAQDGRDYFQLGRIGRLADEFLFNKEIENLIIVGVPYKDVADRRRKYHPDGDQNQQYIRFLAHELVPFLDKEFPTYQMGSTRALIGDSLGATVSLVTALQYPHTFGKVLLQSPFVNQKVLEWVEEHLNPQLVEIYHVIGNQETEVKTTDGQVKNFLIPNRELSSIISVKTPAYFYEEFQGNHTWTYWQPDLRRALKMFF, encoded by the coding sequence ATGGAATTTCCAAAAGGCTCAATCAAAGAACTTACCTTTCAAAGCAAGGAACTTGGAGAAGATATACTACTCCTTGTCTACCTGCCAGCAAATTTTTCACCGTTATATAAATACTCTCTGCTCATTGCCCAGGATGGCCGTGATTACTTTCAACTCGGAAGAATTGGTCGATTAGCAGATGAGTTTCTTTTTAATAAAGAAATTGAAAATTTAATTATTGTTGGGGTACCTTATAAAGATGTAGCTGACCGCCGCAGGAAATACCATCCAGACGGTGATCAAAACCAACAGTATATTCGTTTTCTTGCCCATGAATTAGTCCCTTTCCTCGATAAGGAATTTCCTACCTATCAAATGGGATCTACAAGAGCACTTATTGGAGATTCATTGGGTGCCACTGTCTCATTGGTGACGGCGCTTCAATACCCACACACGTTTGGCAAAGTGCTGTTACAATCTCCTTTTGTGAATCAAAAGGTATTAGAATGGGTTGAGGAACATTTAAATCCTCAATTGGTCGAGATTTATCATGTAATTGGAAATCAGGAAACTGAGGTAAAAACAACAGATGGACAAGTTAAAAACTTTTTAATTCCTAACAGAGAACTTTCAAGTATTATTTCAGTCAAAACACCTGCCTATTTTTATGAGGAGTTCCAAGGGAATCATACATGGACTTATTGGCAGCCAGACTTAAGACGCGCTCTAAAAATGTTTTTCTAG
- a CDS encoding DNA cytosine methyltransferase, which yields MKYKTIDLFAGIGGIRRGFEMTGRFENKLSAEIDKYACKTYMHLYDEDPFNDVTSEEFKTKVENTTYDVLLGGFPCQAFSIAGKKEGFLDQTRGTLFFDIADILNRTRPKAFLLENVEGLLRHKGGQTIQVILDTLVRGLNYHVIGVEQSPVSGEVMFTPNDFLLNSKNFGLPQNRPRVYFMGFDRNYYGDLLNDLPIKELPKSRQKEPIFNDLHDLLDYGNEADFYLAEGYLSSLKKHRDKHKGKGNGFGYIVVNELGIENPISNALLATGGSGKERNLVYDPQEHIGGMVVKGKQTPLNNEGIRLMTPREWGKLQGFIGYAFVEDGIDKFSFPEKMSKIQQYKQFGNSVTIPVIEVLAETMVTILDYLDYELTQIKYSNIREKSQV from the coding sequence ATGAAATATAAAACTATAGATTTGTTTGCAGGAATTGGCGGAATTAGAAGAGGATTTGAAATGACTGGCCGTTTTGAAAATAAATTATCGGCAGAAATAGATAAATATGCCTGCAAAACTTACATGCATCTTTATGATGAAGATCCTTTTAACGATGTTACAAGTGAGGAGTTTAAAACAAAAGTAGAGAATACAACATATGATGTTCTATTGGGTGGATTCCCCTGCCAGGCCTTTTCAATTGCAGGCAAAAAAGAAGGATTCTTGGATCAAACACGTGGTACTCTATTTTTTGATATAGCAGATATTTTAAACAGAACAAGACCTAAAGCATTTCTTTTGGAGAATGTTGAAGGCCTGCTTAGACATAAAGGCGGTCAAACAATACAGGTAATACTTGATACACTTGTGAGAGGTCTTAATTACCATGTAATTGGTGTTGAGCAAAGCCCTGTTTCTGGAGAAGTTATGTTCACTCCTAACGACTTCCTATTAAATTCAAAAAATTTCGGACTACCCCAAAACAGGCCACGGGTTTACTTTATGGGATTTGATCGGAATTATTATGGTGATTTATTAAATGACCTTCCGATAAAGGAATTGCCTAAAAGCAGGCAAAAAGAGCCTATTTTTAATGATTTACATGACCTTTTAGATTATGGCAATGAAGCGGATTTTTATCTTGCTGAGGGTTACCTTTCCAGTTTAAAGAAACATAGGGACAAACATAAAGGAAAAGGAAACGGCTTTGGATATATTGTTGTAAATGAACTCGGTATAGAAAATCCAATATCAAATGCATTATTGGCAACAGGTGGTTCTGGAAAGGAGAGAAACTTGGTCTACGATCCTCAGGAACATATAGGCGGTATGGTAGTAAAAGGGAAACAAACTCCTCTTAATAATGAAGGAATCCGATTAATGACCCCAAGGGAGTGGGGCAAACTTCAAGGTTTCATAGGTTACGCCTTCGTTGAAGATGGTATCGATAAATTTTCTTTCCCTGAAAAAATGAGCAAAATCCAACAATACAAACAGTTTGGAAATTCTGTTACAATCCCTGTTATTGAAGTGCTTGCCGAGACAATGGTAACGATTTTGGACTATCTTGATTACGAACTGACTCAAATTAAGTATTCTAATATAAGAGAAAAAAGCCAGGTATAA
- a CDS encoding YjcZ family sporulation protein, whose product MWCGYGGGYGYGYGGGSTFVLIVVLFILLIIVGASFY is encoded by the coding sequence ATGTGGTGTGGATATGGAGGAGGCTACGGCTACGGTTACGGCGGTGGTTCAACTTTTGTTTTAATCGTCGTATTGTTCATCCTTTTAATCATTGTTGGTGCAAGCTTCTATTAA